GCCTGGCCCACACCACGGCGATTTCCGGCGGCAGCAAGGCGTTGACGCCCCGTACCCAGGCATTCAGCGGGCGCGTAGCATCGGTATCGAAGTGGACCACTTGCATCGCGGCATGCACGCCCGCATCGGTGCGGCCCGCCGCCAGCGTGACAATTGCCTTATTGCCCGCGATGCGCCCCAAGGCCTGATTCAGGATGTCCTGCACCGTGTTGCCGTGCGGCTGCGACTGCCAGCCCGCGAAAGCCCGGCCATCATACTCGATGCCGAGCGCGATTCTCATTCCTGCGTGTTCCAATCTGCATTCCTCTCCAGAGTCATCGGCTCCGGAGCCGTAAAACGCCCACTTTATCCTATCCGGCCCGGTTTGCGCCACGCCCTTGGCAATACAAAAGCAAATGGCGCCGCCCGATCGGACAGCGCCATTCAATAGTCAGGCTTGAATTCGACTCATCGCCCCTGCCTTGCCTCCCGCATCAGCGTTTCAGCGGTTTCCTTGTCGCCCATTTCCATATACAGCTTGGCCAAGGCCATTTTCTCCTCATCCTCCCCTCCCACAGGCGCGCTGGGCGCGGCGGCAGGGGCCGATAAGGGCGCAGCCAACTCCGCCTCCAGCACCGGTTCCGGCCGGCGAGCCGGCGCAGTCAATATCGGAGCGGGCTCAGGCGCAAGAGAGCGCGATGGCGCCGCAGGCTCAAGCGCGTCGAACAAGGGGTGGCCGGGCACTTCATTGCGGCCCAGCTCGCACACCCTCATCCACATCGTGCTGTCCTTATTGAACATGCCCTTGGTAACGGCAACCTCTTTCAGGAACTCTTCCTTGTCGGGTTGCGAGGCCAGCACCTCCAGCAGCTTGTAGCGCAAATCCTGCCGCATCGGCTCCTTGTCCAGCCCCTCGCGCAATATCAGTATGGCCTGATCGTCGCGGCCGTATGCCAGATAGACCTCCGCCTCCGCCATGACGTCCACCGACCCCAGATCGATGCCATCACTTTTCTTCAGCGAACTCATCAGGGAAGTCAGCGGCCCCAGGGAAAGGCGCGCGGCTTTCTTCGCCTCGCCCCCGGCCTCGCCCGTCGCGCCGCCCTCATCATCGGCGACCGCCGCGCCGCGCTTGCGCCGCATCAGCAGCAATGCCACCAAGGCGACCGCGGCGGCGCCGCCGCCCAGCTTGATCAGCACGTCCTTGTCGCTCAGCACTGCCAACGCGTCATCCACCACGCCGCTGGCCGGCTGCGGTTTGACCTCATGCTTCATCGCGGCCGGATGCGTCTCCATAGGCGGCGCGATCGGTTTGGCGACAGGCACGACCACCGGCGGCGCGGAAGCGAGCTGCTCCTTGGCCATGGCCGGGGCCTTGGCTTGCTCTTCTTTCTTCATCGGCAGGGTAGCCGGCAACGAAGCCGCCGGTTTCGGTTCCGGCCTGGCAGGCGGCGCCGCGGGCTTCTGCTCGGCGGCGATCTTGCTGGCCAAGGCATTCACCGGCGCGGACTGCGCGGTCGATGCCATCGCGGCAGGCGCCGGCGCGGCTTGCGGCGCCGCGGGCTTGCTCTGCTGCATGGCGCGGATTTGATCCTCCAGCGCCTTGGTGCGCTGCTCCGTGTCCTTCAATGCCTGATCCTGCTTGGCCAGTTTGTCCCGCATCTGCTTTTCCGCAGCCAAGGCTGCCGGAGAGGACGCGGACGGCTTGGCCGGCACAGCCGCCGCAACCGGCTTGGCTTCCATTTTGACGGCGGGCTTGGCCTCTTTTTTGGCGGGCGCATGCGTTTCCGCAGGTTTCGCCTCATCCGCGGCGCTTAAACCAGCCTCCTTGCCCCCCTCCGCCAACAGCTTGGCCATATTGCCCGGCTTCGCCTCGGCCTTGCCTGCCTTTGCCTCGCCGGCAGGCTTGACTTGCTCGCGGGCTGCTTCTTTCAACTGCCAACGCGCCGGGTAGCTCAGCTTCGCGCCTGCAAGCAAGCGATTGGGGTTGCCATTGATAAAAGCGTCAGGATTGTCCTTGAGCAGCTTGCCAGCCACATCTTCGCCTTTATCGTGCCCGTGCACGCGCATGGCGATGGCCGACAGGCTATCCCCCGCGCGCACTTGATAGGCCTTGACCGGCTCAGTCGAAGCGGCGGACGGCTGCCCGCTCGATTTAGGAGCCTCGGCCGTCGCCGCCTTGGGCGCCGCGGCCTGAACGGTTTTGCTTTCCTCCTGCGCGGCCGGCGCGGATGCGCTGGCCAAACGATCGGAAGAGCCATCCAGCATCAGGCGATAGGATTTCTGCGCTTGCACATTCCCTGAACGGACTTCGATCCTGAAGCCCAGGTTGGCCAAGGTGATCGGGACGGTCGAAACCAGCTGCAAGACTCTGCGGCCGTCAATGCCGCGGTCAATCTGGTAACCGATGGAAGCAACCTGGCGCAGCAAATCCTTGCCGCCGCCGGCCGAGGTGTCCGGCACGATGTTGATTTGCAGTTGTTCGGCCAGATCGAAGCTATTGCCCAGCAAAGACAGCTCGGCCAATAAAGGCTCGCCCAAGCGGGAGCTCACCCGCAAATCGCTCAATGCCGAACCGTCCAGGCGGCTGGTCTGATCGGGCGTCGCGACATGCTGCTTGCTCTCGCCGTCGCCTTGAGGTTGCGGGGACTTGTTGCGCGGGCCATCGCGACGGTAGTCCACCTCGAATTCGCGCACCAGCTTGCCGCCAGGCCAATTCACCTCAACCGCGAACTTCAGCAGCGGCTCCGAAAAGCTGGCGGGGCCTTTGACCAGCACTTTCTGAATATGGCCATCGCCGCGCTTGATCACGCTGAAACGCAGCGCCTCGGCGGAGCCGCTATAAGGAGACAGCAAGGGGTAATTGTTTCTATCCGCCAGACCGGCAAGCGCGTAATCATCGATGTTTTCATCGACTATCGGGATTTCCGCGGCAAAAGCCTCGCCATCCGCGGACAATACTTTGATGGCCCCCAGCCCCGCATGGGCGATGGATACCCCTCCCAAGCTAGCCAGAAGCAAGGCCAGATTTGCCAAGCGAAAATTTGCAGCCATCGTGGACTTCCCCAACCAGAATTTGCTTGAATGTTTTACTGCCGCTCAGCCACATCCGCGCCGGCGACGGCCATTCATTGCCATCGTCCGCGCTTCGCATCCGAATAAAGACAAGCGCGCGCCTATCTCTCACTCACTGCGATTTAACCCGCGACGCTTTAAATTGACAAGCGGTTCCACCAGCCAAACCACTCATATCATTTATTAAGATAGGTTGCAAAATCAAGAAAGCAAAACATGCGGCATACCGAAACCCTGCCCAGCAGAGCGTCTTGGCCATAGCCGCATGCCCGCCCGCGCGAAATCAAACGCCTATCTTGTCAAGCAAAGCCTGCGCCTCTTGCTTGAGCGCGCCCTGCGCTTCTCCTAGCAAATCTTGCAAGACCTCACTCGCGCCTTCTCTATCTCCCATGTCCAGATAGACTTTCGCGAGGTCCAGCTTAGTGGAGAGCGGATCATCCATCGATCCCGGCGGCGCGCTCTGCAAACCAGCGTCATCCGCCGGCGGGTTGTCGACCGAAGCCATGTCCTCGTACAAAGACTCCAACCCTCCCGCCTCCGCGGCTTCAGCCGGTTTGGCCTCCGCCGCTGGCTCATCCAGATTGAAATCAAAATCCAACAGATTGGTTTCGGCAGCCTCTGCGGCCGGGGCTGGCGCGGGCGCCGCCTCAATCGCGTTTTGCAAGGCTGACTCCAGATCGAAGTCGAGCGCTGGCGGCTCGGCCGACGCGCCGCCCGTCTCTCCGACAGGCGTATCGAACAGCGCAGCCAAAGGATCCTCTTCTTGAGGCATCTCCGCGGCCGGCGGCGGCTCGGCGGCTTCGCCGGAAAGCAGCATTTCGGCATCGGAGCCGAACAACTCGCGATCCAGATCGATGGAGCGCGCCTCCACCGGCTGCAGCTCCTCTTCGGACACTTGATACAGCGGATTTTCCGGATCGATGCCGCGACCCAGCGATGCCGTCTTGGCCCACAACACGCCCTGGCCATCGAAGGCTGCGTGCATTTCCTTCGCCAAGCGTTCGAAATTGCCGACATCCGCGCGCGTCGCGTAAATCTCCAGCAACTTCATCCGCACCTCATGGCGGGATGGGTCTTTTTGCAATGCGTCCTTGAGGATTTCCTCAGCCTGCTGGTCGCGGCCATACGCGATGTAGACCTCGGCCTCCGCGACCGGATCGACCTCGCCCGCATCGATGGCGCCTGCCGCCTGAGTGAAATTGCTCATGAAGGAATGGGAGCCGCCCACCGTGTTGGGGCCATGCCCGGTCACGGTCGAGCGGCTGAGCGTCGCACTGGCCAGATCGGACGCGGCAGAAGATTTGCGACGACGAGCGATCATGAAGCCCAGCAGGCCAAGCAATCCCACCGCGGCCGTGCCGCCGCCGACCAGCGGCAGATTGTCCATCAGCTTGTCCAGCATGGACTGCCGTGGGGGCTGCAAGGGCGGCACCACGTGCGCGGGCTTGGGCGCGGCGCGCGGCGGCTCGACCTTGGGTTTGGGCGCGGGAATCGGCGCGCTGGCGGCCGGAGCCGGGGCGCTGGCCGCCATTTTCACCTCCGGCATGGGCGCGGATGCCGGCATCGCTGCCGGACGCGGCGCCATGCCGGATTGTTGCATCGCTTTCAGTTGCTGCTCCAGCGCGCTTATCCGGCTGGTCGCATCCTGCAGCGCCTTTTCGCGGTCATTGATTTGTTTTTGCAAGTCGTTGAGACGAGCGTTGTCGCCATCGCCCGGAGGCAGCTTGAGGACATCGCCGCCCTTGCCGGGCTGGGCGCCGTCGGCCGGCTGCTGCGCGGGCGCCGGCTCGCCCAGGATGCCGGCCACTTGCTGAGCGCTCAAGGCGCGGGTCTTGCGCGCGGAAGGCACCTTCAGCACGCTGCCCGCCTGCGGATGATTGAGATCGCCGGAGAATGCGTCCGGATTGGCCTGCACCAGCGCGGCCATGGTTTGGCGCAGCGTCGCGCCTTTGGGTTTGACGCGCATCGCCAAAGCGCGCAGCGTGGCGCCGGCCTTGACTGTCAACGTCGCAGGCGTTGCCGGCGCTGCTTTCGCTGTGCTGGCGGATGCCTGATATCGTCCGGTCTGATTGTCATCGGCGTAGCTGGGCACATCCTGCACGATGCGCTGCCCGTTGGGACCGTAATTGGCAGGGTCAAGCAGAACGGTATACTCGCGCACAGAGCGGCCGGACGGCGCCTTCGCCTCCACGACAAAACGCAGATACGGGTCGTTGATAGGCTGCACCGAGCTCACCCGGATCAACGCGCCCTTGGCGTTGGGGCTGAGCGCAAAACGCAGCGAAGATAAAATGGCGCTGTATTCGACATTCAGATTCTGAAACGTCTCGATACCGGCCAAGCCGACGCGCACCGCGTCCATTTCCCCCGCCGGCACACCCGTCATTTCAATGTCCGCCTTCAGGAATTCTCCAAGATTGGAGCGGACATAAATCTTCCCCAAGCCAGCCAACGCCTGCGCAGAACACGCCAACGCGACCAGAAAAACGCCAATCTTGAGCTTTCCCAGATTTATCACTCTCTACCTTCCGGCATTGTGTCGTTGTTTTTTTGCGCGAACCGGCGAAAGGCCGATGGGCAACTGTTCCAATCTTAGGCGTTCTCTACCCGCATAGCTAGATTTCATACAATTGCCAAGCGGCCTTTGCGCCGGCCTTTTCCATCAATTCAAAGCGCTGGGATTCGCCAACAATTCGGCGATGCGCACGCAATGAATCGCCGCGCCGGCTTTTACGTTATCCGCCGAAATCCAGAAACTCGCCACTTGGCCGCGGCAACGCAAACGGCTGATCCAGACACTCTCATTGCCGGTGGCCTCCATCGGCGAAACATAACCGCCGTGCTGGTCTTTGCCGACGACTTGCAATCCTGCGGCCTTGAGGCGATTTTTCAATTGCTCGAGATCAAACTCGCCATGCAGTTCGACTTGAACCGACCAGCTATGGCCAAAGAATACCGGCACGCGGGCGCAGGACGCCTCGATAATGTCGGCCGGAATATCCAGCAGACGCGCGGTTTCTTCGCGCACCGATTTTTCTTCCTCGGATTCGCCGTTTTCATCGATTTCGCCGATCAGCGGCAGCACGTTGAAAGCGATGCGCTTGGAGTACACATGAGTTTCGGCGTCGCGCTGGGAGAACAGCGCGGTGGTCTGGTCCGCCATTTCCTCCATCGCCTTCTGGCCGCTGCCGGACACAGCCTGGTAAGTGGAAACCGACACCCGTTTCACGCCCAGCGGCAGCAGCGGCGCCAGGGCCAGCGCCAGCGGCGTCACCGTGCAATTGGGCACCGAAACCAGCGGCGCGCGGCCGAGATCTTCCAGCGCCGCCGCGTTGATGGCGGGCGCCACCAGCGGCACGCCCTCGGTATTGCGGAAGGCGGAGCTGAAATCCACCACCGCGGCGCCGGCGTCGCGCGCTTGCGGAACATACTGGCGCGAAATGTCGCCGCCGGCGGCGAAGATGGCCAGGCCGACGTTCTCGAAATTGAACTCGTCCACCAGGTGCACATCTAGCTCCAGATTGCCCAGCGAAACGGTGCTGCCGTCCTGCTCGGCGCTATCCACCGCGAACACGCGGGCCGCCGGGAAGTTGCGTTCGGCCAGCAGTTCCAGCACGGCCTGGCCTACCAGGCTGGTTGCGCCCACCACGGCGATTTGCAGAGAAGTCGACATATCTTGTTCCTATCGTTACCGCCGGCCGCATCGGCGCGCCGGCATTGCAATGCAAAAGGGCACCGAGGTGCCCTTTGATTCTGTCAGACCCGGCTGTGCCGGGTCCAGGCTTGGCGCTATTCTACCCGTCAACGGGCGATCAGGATACGCAGCATGCGGCGCAGCGGTTCGGCCGCGCCCCACAGCAGTTGGTCACCGATCACGAAGGCGGAAAGATACTCGCCGCCCATATTCAGTTTGCGCACGCGGCCGACGCCGACTTCCAAGCCGCCGGTGATGGCGGCCGGGGTCAGCTCCTTCACCGAGATGTCGCGCTCGTTCGGCACCCACTTCACCCAGTCGTTGCCGGACTTGATGATGGCTTCGATCTCTTCCAGCGGCAGGTCTTGCTTCAGCTTCACGGTCAGCGCCAGGCTGTGGCAGCGCATCGCGCCGATGCGGACACAGAGGCCGTCCACCGGAATCACGCTGGCGGTGCCGAGAATCTTGTTGACCTCGGCCTGGCCCTTCCACTCTTCCTTGGATTGGCCATTGTCCAGCTGCTTGTCTATCCACGGGATCAGGCCGCCAGCCAGCGGCGCGCCGAAGAATTCGGTCGGCACATCCTCGCGGATGGACTCGGCCACCTTGCGATCGATTTCCAGAATGGCCGAAGACGGCGTAGCCAGCTCTTCCGAAACCGACGCGTGAATCGCGCCCATGCCCTTGAGCAGTTCGCGCATGTGGTTGGCGCCGCCGCCGGAAGCCGCCTGGTAGGTCATCGACGACACCCAGTCGACCAAGCCTTCGCGGAACAAGCCGTTCATGCCCATCAGCATGATGGAGTTGGTGCAGTTGCCGCCGATGAAGTCTTTGACGCCATTGGCGAGCCCCTGGTCTATCAGCTCGCGGTTGACCGGGTCCAGAATGATGATGGAGTCGTCCTGCATGCGCAGCGTGGAAGCGGCGTCGATCCAGTAGCCCTTCCAGCCGGCGGCGCGCAGCTTGCCGTAGACCTCGGTGGTGTAGTCGCCGCCCTGGCAGGTGATGATGACATCCATCGCCTTCAGCTCGTCGATGCTGGAAGCATCTTTCAACGGCGGCACGTCGCGGCCGATATCCGGCGCTTTGCCGCCGACATTGGACGTGGTGAAGAACACCGGTTCGTCGATCACGGCAAAGTCGTTTTCTTCGCGCATCCGTTGCATCAGCACGGAACCGACCATGCCGCGCCAACCTACAAAGCCTACTCTCACTGGAATTCTCCCGAGTCTGTCCTAAGTCCGATTCGTGAATCGCGCCTCGTCTTGCGCAAGGCAACGATTAAATTTTTCTTACCCCATTGTGCAGCGCGGCACGATGTCAGGCAATGGGGCTTATCGTTTTTATTGTGAAATTCATCAGAACAACAGATTTAGCGCGGCTGCACACTGCCGCGCCATGGGCAAGCCAAGGCCTCACACGGCAGGGATCAGCTCAAGATGACTCAACTGCCGCTCAAGCTCCGCGATGGAAGCCCAGGGCAGAATCGGCGAATTGCGCCGCTCATCGGGCGGATTCGACGGCAAGCGGTCGGACCAGCCGCCGCAACCCACCAGCGGCAACAAAGGGCGTTTATGCAGCCAGGCCAGGCACACCTCGGAAATGGTGCCCGCGCGGCCGCCTATCACGATGCAGGCATCGCCGGCCAAGGCCATCAGCAGGTTGCGCGCATCGCCCATGCCGCAGGGAATCACAACCGTCGCCGGCCAGTCGGACGAAGGCATCTGATCTTGAGGAGTGATGCTCACGACCTGCCCGCCTGCCTGCACGGCGCGTTCCGCGGCGACGCGGGTCGCCGGGCTGCCGCAGCCGCTGATCAAGGTCACGCCAAGCGCGGCCAGCCTCTCGCCGGCCGCCGCGGCCAAATCGTATGCCGGTGATCCCGGCTCGGCGCTGCCCAATATGCACACTTGCGAAGAACGAACTCCCTGCGTCACAGTTTTCTCCCCATCCGTGATTAGGCGGTCAAGCCGCCGCCCAGCCAAGAAATACCACAAGCATATCACTATTAAGGAAAAGATTGCTTAGCACTGAGAATTCCGAGAAGAAAAGCAAAACGGGCAGGTCCAAGACCCGCCCGCTTTCATGTCGAACCGCCGCAAATTTACAGCGCGGCGATCACCGCGTCGCCCATCCTGGAGCAGCTGACCTTCTCGCAACCCGCCTCGTAGATGTCGCCGGTGCGATAGCCCTGGGCCAGCACCTTCTTCACCGCATTTTCCACGCGCTGGGCAGCGGCTTCCTGACCAAAGCTGTAACGCAGCATCATGGCGGTGGACAGGATGGTGGCCAGCGGGTTGGCCAGGTTCTGGCCGGCAATATCCGGCGCCGAGCCGTGGCTGGGCTCGTACAGGCCCTTGTTGTTCTGGTCGAGCGATGCAGACGGCAGCATGCCGATGGAGCCGGTCAGCATGGAAGCCTCGTCGGACAGGATGTCGCCGAAGATATTGCCGGTGACCATCACGTCGAACTGCTTCGGATTGCGCACCAGCTGCATCGCGGCGTTGTCGACATACATGTGCGACAGCTCCACCTGCGGGTACTCGCGCGCCACGTCTATCATGATTTCTTTCCAGAACTCGGTGGTCTCCAGCACATTGGCCTTGTCCACCGAACACAGCTTCTTGCCCCGCTTCATGGCGATGCCGAAAGCCACATGGGCGATCCGGCACACCTCGCTTTCGCTATAGCGCATGGTGTTGTAGGCCTCGCGCTCGCCCAGCTCATTGACGGCGATGCCGCGCGGCTGGCCGAAATAGATGTCGCCGGTCAGTTCGCGCACGATCATGATGTCCAGCCCGGCCACGACTTCCGGCTTCAAGGTAGAGGCATTGGCCAGTTCCGGGTACAGGATGGCTGGGCGCAGATTGGCGAACAGGCCCAGGTCCTTGCGGATGGCCAGCAGACCGCGCTCAGGCCGCAGCGGACGGTCCAGCTTGTCGTATTGCGGTCCGCCCACCGCGCCCAGCAGCACCGCGTCGGCCTCGCGCGCCAGCTTCTGCGTGGCTTCCGGATACGGCGCGCCGTATTGGTCGTAAGCGGCGCCGCCCAGGGGCGCGTGCTCGGTCTCGATTTTCAGGCCGTCTTGGCGCAGCACGTCCAGCACGCGCTCGGCCTGGGCGATGATTTCCGGACCGATGCCGTCACCGGGCAGAATGGCGATCTTCATGATTTATCCTTTGCAAACATGCATCCCTTGCGCTCGCGCCAGGCTTGCAGTCTCTTTTATGCATGTGGTCCCTGCCAATTCAGCACAGCCACGCCAATTACGATCAAACTCAAGCCCAGCAGGCGACTCACTGCATAAGGCTCGTTGTACAGCCACATTCCCATCACAGCGGTTCCCGCCGTGCCGCCGGCGGCCCAAACCGCGTAGGTCACACCCACATCCAACCGCCGCAACGCGATACCCATCAACCAAACAGCTGCCACATAGCACGCGCCGCAATACACCGCTGGAACCATGCGACTAAAACCTTGGCTTTGACGCAAGGCAAGCGTGCCGGCGATCTCGACGGCGATGCTGGCTGACAAAACCAGCCAGGCCCATGCATATGAGTTCATACCCTCTCCAGGCGATGCGTTTATACCGAACGCGCCGCAAAACTGAAAAGGACGGTACCCATGTGTTTAATAATGAAGCCTCACTGCTCTGCTAAATGCCGGCACGCTCACTCAGCCTTCACTTCTGTCGTGTCAGCCGCTCGACCAGCGCCTTTTCGCAACATTTGAACACGATGTAGGCCGCCATCGCGGCGTAGCCGGACAGCAGCAATTCGCCCAGCTGGCGCAGCGCGCCATCCATCGCCGCCAGCCAGCCCACATCCAGCCATAATTTCAAATTCAGCTGCAGCAGCAGGGCCAGGTTGACCGTGCCCGCGCCGAACAGCAAAAAACTCAGCCCCAGCAGCGAGAACGCCGCCAGCGGATGGCGATGCAGCCAGGCCATCCAGCCGCTCCGAGCCGCGGCTACCGGCCCTCGTCCATCCTCACGACTGGCTGGTTTCATCCACGCTTGCCCATCCGCTTTTTTCCAGGATGCCGGTCGGCAGGCCATCCAGGCTCACGCCATTGCGGTTTCGCCAATAGTCGCGAATACCGGCCTCGCCTTTGGCGCGGGCCCAGTCGTTCAACTGCTCCCGCTCACCCAGATATTGATAGCAAGGCACCGACATGCCGCAAGAAGACTGCACCAGCTCGACATCCAGCAGAAATATTTGCCGCGCGCCGGGCAAGGGCTCGAACAGGCCGTAATAATCGGGCCAATCCGGGTCTCCGTGATGAATTGCCCGCGCCTGTCCATACAGGCGCAGGATCAACGGTTTGCCTTCGAACGCGCAGAACATCAAAGTCATGCGCGGGCTGTGTTCGATATGGCAGGCCGTCTCGTTGCCGCTGCCGGTGACATTCAGCCAAGCCACTTGCCGCGGCCCCAGCACCCGCAATGAATCCATACCCTTGGGCGACAGGCTCACCAAACCATCCTGCATGGCGGTGGCGACGAAAAACAGTTTCTGCCCGGCAATAAACTCGCGATGCGAATCCTTGAGCTCCAGATAACGCTGTCCCATTTCGCAACCTCCTATGCATGAACCCTATCAGGCAAATAGCCAGGGCTGTTCTGCGCGCCGCTTGGCTTCGAAAGCTTTGATCTCATCCGCATGCTGCAAGGTCAGGCCGATTTCGTCCAGGCCGCCCAGCAGGCAGTGCTTGCGATGCTCGGTGATATCGAACAGGAAGGCCTGGCCTGACGGCGTGAACACCGTCTGCGCCGCCAGGTCCACTTTCAGACTGTAGCCCGGCGTCGCCTCGCACTCCTGAAACAATTGGTCGACAATGTCAGCCGCCAGCACAATGGGCAGCAGGCCGTTCTTGTAGCAGTTGTTGAAGAAGATGTCGGCGAAGCTGGGAGCGATCACCACGCGAAAGCCTTGATCGTCCAGCGCCCACGGCGCGTGCTCGCGGCTGGAGCCGCAGCCGAAGTTCTCGCGCGCCAGCAATACCTGCGCGCCCTGATAGCGCGGCTGATTCAACACAAAGTCCGGGTTCAGCGGGCGTTGGCTGTTGTCCATGCCCGGCTCGCCGTGGTCCAGATAACGCCATTCGTCGAACAGATTGGGGCCGAAGCCGGATCGCT
The Chromobacterium sp. IIBBL 290-4 DNA segment above includes these coding regions:
- a CDS encoding FimV family protein codes for the protein MAANFRLANLALLLASLGGVSIAHAGLGAIKVLSADGEAFAAEIPIVDENIDDYALAGLADRNNYPLLSPYSGSAEALRFSVIKRGDGHIQKVLVKGPASFSEPLLKFAVEVNWPGGKLVREFEVDYRRDGPRNKSPQPQGDGESKQHVATPDQTSRLDGSALSDLRVSSRLGEPLLAELSLLGNSFDLAEQLQINIVPDTSAGGGKDLLRQVASIGYQIDRGIDGRRVLQLVSTVPITLANLGFRIEVRSGNVQAQKSYRLMLDGSSDRLASASAPAAQEESKTVQAAAPKAATAEAPKSSGQPSAASTEPVKAYQVRAGDSLSAIAMRVHGHDKGEDVAGKLLKDNPDAFINGNPNRLLAGAKLSYPARWQLKEAAREQVKPAGEAKAGKAEAKPGNMAKLLAEGGKEAGLSAADEAKPAETHAPAKKEAKPAVKMEAKPVAAAVPAKPSASSPAALAAEKQMRDKLAKQDQALKDTEQRTKALEDQIRAMQQSKPAAPQAAPAPAAMASTAQSAPVNALASKIAAEQKPAAPPARPEPKPAASLPATLPMKKEEQAKAPAMAKEQLASAPPVVVPVAKPIAPPMETHPAAMKHEVKPQPASGVVDDALAVLSDKDVLIKLGGGAAAVALVALLLMRRKRGAAVADDEGGATGEAGGEAKKAARLSLGPLTSLMSSLKKSDGIDLGSVDVMAEAEVYLAYGRDDQAILILREGLDKEPMRQDLRYKLLEVLASQPDKEEFLKEVAVTKGMFNKDSTMWMRVCELGRNEVPGHPLFDALEPAAPSRSLAPEPAPILTAPARRPEPVLEAELAAPLSAPAAAPSAPVGGEDEEKMALAKLYMEMGDKETAETLMREARQGR
- a CDS encoding FimV/HubP family polar landmark protein; this translates as MGKIYVRSNLGEFLKADIEMTGVPAGEMDAVRVGLAGIETFQNLNVEYSAILSSLRFALSPNAKGALIRVSSVQPINDPYLRFVVEAKAPSGRSVREYTVLLDPANYGPNGQRIVQDVPSYADDNQTGRYQASASTAKAAPATPATLTVKAGATLRALAMRVKPKGATLRQTMAALVQANPDAFSGDLNHPQAGSVLKVPSARKTRALSAQQVAGILGEPAPAQQPADGAQPGKGGDVLKLPPGDGDNARLNDLQKQINDREKALQDATSRISALEQQLKAMQQSGMAPRPAAMPASAPMPEVKMAASAPAPAASAPIPAPKPKVEPPRAAPKPAHVVPPLQPPRQSMLDKLMDNLPLVGGGTAAVGLLGLLGFMIARRRKSSAASDLASATLSRSTVTGHGPNTVGGSHSFMSNFTQAAGAIDAGEVDPVAEAEVYIAYGRDQQAEEILKDALQKDPSRHEVRMKLLEIYATRADVGNFERLAKEMHAAFDGQGVLWAKTASLGRGIDPENPLYQVSEEELQPVEARSIDLDRELFGSDAEMLLSGEAAEPPPAAEMPQEEDPLAALFDTPVGETGGASAEPPALDFDLESALQNAIEAAPAPAPAAEAAETNLLDFDFNLDEPAAEAKPAEAAEAGGLESLYEDMASVDNPPADDAGLQSAPPGSMDDPLSTKLDLAKVYLDMGDREGASEVLQDLLGEAQGALKQEAQALLDKIGV
- a CDS encoding aspartate-semialdehyde dehydrogenase, whose translation is MSTSLQIAVVGATSLVGQAVLELLAERNFPAARVFAVDSAEQDGSTVSLGNLELDVHLVDEFNFENVGLAIFAAGGDISRQYVPQARDAGAAVVDFSSAFRNTEGVPLVAPAINAAALEDLGRAPLVSVPNCTVTPLALALAPLLPLGVKRVSVSTYQAVSGSGQKAMEEMADQTTALFSQRDAETHVYSKRIAFNVLPLIGEIDENGESEEEKSVREETARLLDIPADIIEASCARVPVFFGHSWSVQVELHGEFDLEQLKNRLKAAGLQVVGKDQHGGYVSPMEATGNESVWISRLRCRGQVASFWISADNVKAGAAIHCVRIAELLANPSALN
- the asd gene encoding aspartate-semialdehyde dehydrogenase — translated: MRVGFVGWRGMVGSVLMQRMREENDFAVIDEPVFFTTSNVGGKAPDIGRDVPPLKDASSIDELKAMDVIITCQGGDYTTEVYGKLRAAGWKGYWIDAASTLRMQDDSIIILDPVNRELIDQGLANGVKDFIGGNCTNSIMLMGMNGLFREGLVDWVSSMTYQAASGGGANHMRELLKGMGAIHASVSEELATPSSAILEIDRKVAESIREDVPTEFFGAPLAGGLIPWIDKQLDNGQSKEEWKGQAEVNKILGTASVIPVDGLCVRIGAMRCHSLALTVKLKQDLPLEEIEAIIKSGNDWVKWVPNERDISVKELTPAAITGGLEVGVGRVRKLNMGGEYLSAFVIGDQLLWGAAEPLRRMLRILIAR
- the leuB gene encoding 3-isopropylmalate dehydrogenase, encoding MKIAILPGDGIGPEIIAQAERVLDVLRQDGLKIETEHAPLGGAAYDQYGAPYPEATQKLAREADAVLLGAVGGPQYDKLDRPLRPERGLLAIRKDLGLFANLRPAILYPELANASTLKPEVVAGLDIMIVRELTGDIYFGQPRGIAVNELGEREAYNTMRYSESEVCRIAHVAFGIAMKRGKKLCSVDKANVLETTEFWKEIMIDVAREYPQVELSHMYVDNAAMQLVRNPKQFDVMVTGNIFGDILSDEASMLTGSIGMLPSASLDQNNKGLYEPSHGSAPDIAGQNLANPLATILSTAMMLRYSFGQEAAAQRVENAVKKVLAQGYRTGDIYEAGCEKVSCSRMGDAVIAAL
- a CDS encoding multidrug efflux SMR transporter, which codes for MNSYAWAWLVLSASIAVEIAGTLALRQSQGFSRMVPAVYCGACYVAAVWLMGIALRRLDVGVTYAVWAAGGTAGTAVMGMWLYNEPYAVSRLLGLSLIVIGVAVLNWQGPHA
- a CDS encoding pyridoxamine 5'-phosphate oxidase family protein → MGQRYLELKDSHREFIAGQKLFFVATAMQDGLVSLSPKGMDSLRVLGPRQVAWLNVTGSGNETACHIEHSPRMTLMFCAFEGKPLILRLYGQARAIHHGDPDWPDYYGLFEPLPGARQIFLLDVELVQSSCGMSVPCYQYLGEREQLNDWARAKGEAGIRDYWRNRNGVSLDGLPTGILEKSGWASVDETSQS
- the leuD gene encoding 3-isopropylmalate dehydratase small subunit; the protein is MKAFTTLQGLACPLDRANVDTDAIIPKQFLKSIKRSGFGPNLFDEWRYLDHGEPGMDNSQRPLNPDFVLNQPRYQGAQVLLARENFGCGSSREHAPWALDDQGFRVVIAPSFADIFFNNCYKNGLLPIVLAADIVDQLFQECEATPGYSLKVDLAAQTVFTPSGQAFLFDITEHRKHCLLGGLDEIGLTLQHADEIKAFEAKRRAEQPWLFA